The Saccharopolyspora gloriosae genome window below encodes:
- a CDS encoding SDR family oxidoreductase, giving the protein MDLGLTGKVAVVPGATSGLGAAVVRGLAAEGAHVAFGGRRGELAAQQAAELPSAVGIGVDITEPDGPRSLIDAAAVFGPVDVLVLNGGGPAPGTAAEMSAEAAQDAVRLLLSAHIRLVEAVLPGMRERGWGRIVAIGSSGVQQPINGLAASNVGRGALAGYLKTLAGEVAADGVTANMVLPGRIETERLNSLNAAMAERRGVAADEVRDASRADIPAGRFGTPEEYAAAVVFLASAQASYITGEQLRCDGGLIRAH; this is encoded by the coding sequence GTGGATCTCGGACTGACCGGCAAGGTCGCGGTCGTGCCCGGTGCGACCTCCGGGTTGGGCGCGGCGGTCGTGCGCGGGCTGGCGGCCGAAGGCGCGCACGTCGCGTTCGGCGGGCGCCGCGGGGAACTCGCGGCGCAGCAGGCCGCCGAGCTGCCGTCCGCGGTGGGCATCGGAGTGGACATCACCGAACCGGACGGCCCGCGCTCGCTGATCGACGCCGCCGCCGTGTTCGGGCCGGTGGACGTGCTGGTGCTCAACGGCGGCGGCCCCGCGCCCGGCACCGCCGCCGAGATGAGCGCCGAAGCCGCGCAGGACGCGGTGCGACTGCTGCTGTCCGCGCACATCCGCCTGGTCGAAGCGGTCCTGCCGGGCATGCGCGAACGCGGCTGGGGCCGGATCGTCGCGATCGGTTCCAGCGGCGTCCAGCAGCCGATCAACGGGCTCGCCGCCTCCAACGTGGGTCGCGGCGCGCTCGCCGGGTACTTGAAGACCCTCGCCGGTGAGGTCGCCGCCGACGGGGTCACCGCGAACATGGTGCTGCCCGGCCGGATCGAGACGGAGCGGCTCAACTCGCTCAACGCCGCCATGGCCGAGCGGCGCGGCGTCGCCGCCGACGAGGTGCGCGACGCGTCCCGCGCGGACATCCCGGCGGGCCGGTTCGGCACGCCCGAGGAGTACGCGGCGGCGGTCGTGTTCCTGGCGAGCGCCCAGGCGTCCTACATCACCGGTGAACAGCTCCGCTGCGACGGCGGTCTGATCCGCGCGCACTAG
- a CDS encoding alpha/beta hydrolase has product MSTMWHGCLADTDYFEMRSGGGHDYGVWVTTPPGYDPATTRAPALYVLDGNWAVGMTAPLIVAQADPMQRIQPYIQVSVGYAGEDAQHWDRLRNRDLVPPGEPIAAELVDAAEAGFRAGSRTREETDAYLAELRDTHADAFLNFLTAELHPRIERDYGTATSGHGLFGYSYGGLFGLYTWLTGCPLFESIGAGSPGVAGADSRIFARLQELGDGQRAARLHVTLNEQELLGDMAIYQAMSKNTATVLHRLTARGEAVTSAIMRETHVTGLQASFLSYLRTCRAR; this is encoded by the coding sequence ATGAGCACCATGTGGCACGGCTGCCTCGCCGACACCGACTACTTCGAGATGCGCTCCGGCGGCGGGCACGACTACGGCGTGTGGGTCACCACGCCACCGGGCTACGACCCCGCCACGACGCGAGCGCCGGCCCTGTACGTGCTCGACGGCAACTGGGCCGTGGGCATGACGGCACCGCTCATCGTGGCCCAGGCCGATCCGATGCAGCGGATCCAGCCCTACATCCAGGTCAGCGTCGGCTATGCGGGCGAAGACGCGCAGCACTGGGATCGGCTGCGCAACAGGGACCTCGTGCCACCCGGCGAGCCCATCGCCGCGGAGCTCGTCGACGCCGCGGAAGCGGGATTCCGAGCGGGTTCGAGGACGCGCGAGGAAACCGACGCCTACCTCGCCGAACTGCGCGACACCCACGCCGACGCGTTCCTGAACTTCCTCACCGCGGAACTGCACCCGCGGATCGAACGCGACTACGGCACCGCCACCAGCGGCCACGGGCTCTTCGGCTACTCCTACGGCGGCCTGTTCGGCCTCTACACCTGGCTCACCGGTTGCCCGCTCTTCGAGAGCATCGGGGCGGGCAGCCCCGGCGTGGCCGGCGCGGACAGCCGGATCTTCGCCCGGCTCCAGGAGCTCGGCGACGGGCAGCGAGCCGCGCGGCTCCACGTGACCCTCAACGAGCAGGAGCTGCTCGGCGACATGGCGATCTACCAGGCCATGTCGAAGAACACGGCCACCGTCCTGCACCGCCTCACCGCGCGCGGCGAAGCCGTCACCAGCGCGATCATGCGCGAAACGCACGTGACCGGCCTGCAGGCGTCGTTCCTGAGCTACCTCAGGACCTGCCGTGCCCGGTGA